One Lactobacillus crispatus DNA segment encodes these proteins:
- a CDS encoding LytTR family DNA-binding domain-containing protein, whose amino-acid sequence MKVKLEIDPDAVEDELIIKAKNISPEIEQLYKKLQGIEHNDQIECFRNNVSYYLPLNEILFFETDAKQVILHTQDKAYLVKHKLYELENILGAGFMRISKSTIINLDQIYGLTRSISDCKIQFHDTYKTVYASRRYYKELRTRLDERRSL is encoded by the coding sequence ATGAAAGTAAAACTTGAGATTGATCCAGATGCCGTAGAAGATGAACTGATTATTAAAGCTAAAAATATTTCTCCGGAAATAGAGCAGCTTTATAAGAAATTACAAGGTATTGAACACAATGATCAGATTGAATGTTTTAGAAACAATGTTTCTTACTACTTACCACTGAACGAGATTTTGTTTTTTGAAACAGATGCCAAGCAGGTAATTTTGCATACACAAGATAAGGCATACTTGGTTAAACATAAATTGTATGAGTTAGAAAATATTTTGGGCGCAGGTTTCATGCGGATTTCCAAATCGACAATTATTAATTTAGATCAAATTTATGGTTTAACTCGGTCGATTTCAGATTGCAAGATACAGTTTCATGATACTTATAAAACTGTATATGCATCCCGTCGATACTACAAAGAATTACGCACACGCTTAGATGAAAGAAGGTCTTTATAA